The Salminus brasiliensis chromosome 8, fSalBra1.hap2, whole genome shotgun sequence genome has a window encoding:
- the gja8a gene encoding gap junction protein alpha 8 paralog a — MGDWSFLGNILEEVNEHSTVIGRVWLTVLFIFRILILGTAAEFVWGDEQSDYVCNTEQPGCENVCYDEAFPISHIRLWVLQIIFVSTPSLVYVGHAVHHVHMEEKRKEREEAELSRQQEMSEERLPVAADQGSVRTTKETSTKGSKKFRLEGTLLRTYICHIIFKTLFEVGFVVGQYFLYGFRILPLYKCSRWPCPNTVDCFVSRPTEKTVFIIFMLAVACVSLFLNFVEIIHLGLKKVRFMFRQPAPAQIESLGPPERSLPFLFTPPIQKAKGYRPLEEDLKEEEVAHIYPLAEVVMEVDQPPATSQEVNQKRMQEAAVPTAPPLEETVICEKTSPSFTEITDTLLELPQEEEEEMCREGDEEVIAVPLVPPELETTETLEDTRPLSRISKGSSRARSDDLTI; from the exons ATGGGAGACTGGAGTTTCTTAGGTAATATTTTAGAGGAAGTGAATGAACACTCAACCGTGATTGGCCGTGTTTGGCTCACGGTACTGTTCATCTTCCGTATTCTGATTCTGGGCACGGCAGCAGAGTTTGTTTGGGGGGACGAACAGTCCGATTATGTGTGTAACACCGAGCAGCCTGGTTGTGAGAACGTGTGCTATGATGAAGCCTTCCCCATCTCTCACATCCGGCTTTGGGTACTGCAGATCATATTTGTTTCCACACCTTCGCTGGTTTATGTAGGCCATGCTGTCCATCACGTCCACATGGAAGAGAAGCGCAAGGAACGCGAAGAAGCAGAACTTAGCCGCCAGCAGGAAATGAGTGAGGAGCGGCTTCCTGTGGCGGCAGACCAGGGAAGCGTTCGCACGACCAAGGAGACCAGCACTAAGGGGAGCAAAAAGTTTCGCCTCGAGGGCACTCTGCTGCGCACCTACATCTGCCATATCATCTTCAAGACGCTGTTTGAGGTGGGCTTTGTGGTGGGACAATATTTTCTGTATGGCTTCCGCATCCTGCCACTGTACAAGTGCAGCCGCTGGCCTTGCCCTAATACAGTGGACTGCTTTGTGTCCCGACCCACTGAGAAGACCGTCTTCATTATCTTCATGCTGGCTGTGGCTTGTGTCTCACTCTTCCTCAACTTTGTGGAGATTATCCATCTGGGTTTGAAGAAGGTTCGCTTCATGTTCCGCCAGCCGGCTCCAGCCCAAATCGAGAGCCTTGGTCCTCCTGAGAGAAGCCTGCCATTCCTTTTTACTCCTCCCATTCAGAAGGCAAAAGGCTACAGACCCCTTGAGGAAGACTTAAAGGAGGAGGAAGTTGCGCACATCTACCCACTGGCTGAGGTCGTCATGGAGGTAGACCAGCCGCCTGCAACCTCTCAGGAGGTGAATCAGAAAAGGATGCAAGAAGCAGCAGTGCCTACAGCTCCTCCATTGGAGGAGACGGTGATCTGTGAAAAGACATCGCCGTCCTTCACTGAAATTACGGACACTCTACTTGAGCTACcacaagaggaagaggaggagatgtGTAGAGAAGGGGACGAG GAGGTGATTGCAGTCCCACTTGTCCCACCTGAATTGGAGACAACAGAGACACTGGAAGACACAAGACCCTTGAGTCGCATTAGCAAAGGAAGCAGCAGGGCCAGGTCAGATGATCTAACAATATAA